The following are from one region of the Simiduia agarivorans SA1 = DSM 21679 genome:
- a CDS encoding AraC family transcriptional regulator translates to MATIGTHYIKSALGGAKARGLNPKALLRMARIPERPLRDPKARIHVDLVAKLYFGIAKALNDEFMGFTERPIKLGTFALMADYVSTAANLEELFQRGIRFYNQITDELTMSLEVEGDHVYLTTVFKRPELDFEHFYIEYWHVIWHRFASWFIGKPIKLVGAYINYTPIDAEEFRLLFRCPTHLKSKYNRLVFHRSYLTSPLVKTKRELQVFLRRAPIDMLTIPGEDTSLTARINQMLQPAPGQVLLLPTANEMAARLDISEQTLRRRLSEEGKSYQQIKDNLRADLACDLLANKSLAIGDVARQLDFSEPRAFTRAFRQWQGMTPREYRNGLRDKPQFHEELAAR, encoded by the coding sequence ATGGCCACAATCGGAACCCACTACATCAAAAGTGCCCTGGGCGGCGCTAAGGCCCGGGGCCTGAATCCCAAAGCGTTGCTGCGCATGGCGCGCATTCCCGAACGGCCGTTGCGCGACCCGAAGGCGCGCATTCACGTGGATCTGGTGGCGAAACTGTATTTTGGTATTGCCAAGGCGCTCAATGACGAGTTCATGGGTTTTACCGAGCGCCCGATTAAGCTCGGCACTTTTGCGCTCATGGCGGACTATGTGTCCACCGCGGCCAATCTGGAAGAGCTGTTCCAGCGCGGCATACGCTTTTATAACCAGATTACCGACGAGCTCACCATGTCGCTGGAAGTGGAAGGCGACCACGTCTACCTCACCACTGTATTCAAACGGCCGGAACTGGATTTCGAGCACTTTTACATCGAGTACTGGCACGTGATCTGGCACCGGTTTGCCAGCTGGTTTATCGGCAAACCGATTAAGTTGGTGGGCGCTTACATTAACTACACGCCCATCGATGCCGAAGAGTTCCGGCTGTTGTTCCGCTGCCCCACCCACCTGAAGAGCAAATACAACCGACTGGTGTTTCACCGCAGCTACCTCACATCACCCCTGGTGAAAACCAAGCGCGAGTTGCAGGTATTCCTGCGCCGCGCGCCCATCGACATGCTCACCATCCCCGGTGAAGACACCAGCCTGACAGCGCGGATTAACCAGATGTTGCAGCCGGCACCGGGGCAGGTGCTGCTATTGCCCACGGCCAATGAGATGGCTGCACGGCTGGACATTTCCGAGCAGACATTGCGCCGGCGGTTGAGCGAAGAGGGCAAAAGTTATCAGCAAATCAAGGACAACCTGCGCGCCGACCTGGCCTGTGATCTGTTGGCCAATAAAAGCCTGGCCATCGGCGATGTGGCGCGGCAGCTGGATTTCTCCGAGCCCCGCGCCTTTACCCGCGCCTTCCGCCAATGGCAGGGCATGACCCCGCGCGAATACCGCAACGGTTTACGCGATAAGCCCCAGTTCCACGAGGAGTTGGCGGCCCGTTAG
- a CDS encoding acyl-CoA carboxylase subunit beta, translating to MSQIPKSATESAPVLNNPFNDAAEVEFSVPGQASYEPGLYEANLKSGLELIERPKKAAGTRNIQRQHAKKRMTIWERLSVLTDEEPTVLFQNWGKNLDGASLVTAIVKINGRDVAVYGHDFTVRAGSMDATNGRKLARLFELAGKRRIPLVGLNDSAGAYVPAGVGGLDGYAEAFTALRKISGVVPSIMCMFGFNAGGGSYLPRQGSFLIQPNDTFFGLTGPGVVKSVLGEDVTPDELGGPGVHSQSGVTDFVVPDEVAALRKVKELLNYLPDNNSMLAPFQPTSDPLDRKTWDIDILLKKAFNSPSGFNTPLDVSIIIQQLCDHGDFLEIQPDRARNTVTALGRMGGNVIGFVANNSAVSSGQIDIAAAYKNARFIRFCNLYNIPVIFMEDTTGFLPGREQEAGGIVQAGRAMLDAIIDLRTPRFLVILRNAFGGAYASYNNYPTGADFVIALPSTRAAVMGPAGVEFVYKPELQAIRAEVKQRLAAGEDAAAVAAWQAAQEQALKTRYEQELMSPNEALSLGSISQIVMPSDLRQVLCKNMAFHLSHYTPEPFNGVQREFF from the coding sequence ATGTCCCAAATACCTAAATCAGCGACTGAGTCAGCCCCGGTGCTGAACAACCCTTTTAATGACGCCGCCGAGGTGGAGTTTTCCGTGCCCGGGCAGGCCAGCTATGAGCCCGGTTTGTACGAGGCCAACCTGAAAAGCGGCCTGGAGCTGATCGAGCGGCCAAAGAAAGCGGCGGGCACGCGCAATATTCAGCGTCAGCATGCCAAGAAGCGCATGACCATCTGGGAGCGCTTGAGTGTGCTGACCGACGAAGAGCCAACGGTACTGTTCCAGAACTGGGGCAAAAATCTGGACGGCGCCTCGCTCGTGACCGCGATCGTGAAAATCAACGGCCGCGATGTGGCGGTGTACGGTCACGACTTTACGGTGCGGGCCGGTTCCATGGATGCCACCAACGGCCGCAAGCTGGCGCGCCTGTTTGAGCTGGCGGGCAAGCGCCGGATTCCGCTGGTGGGTCTGAACGATTCCGCTGGCGCCTATGTGCCGGCCGGTGTGGGCGGCTTGGATGGTTACGCCGAAGCGTTTACCGCACTGCGGAAAATTTCCGGTGTGGTGCCATCGATCATGTGCATGTTCGGCTTCAATGCCGGCGGCGGCTCCTATCTGCCCCGGCAAGGCAGCTTTCTGATTCAGCCGAATGATACCTTCTTCGGACTTACCGGCCCGGGTGTGGTGAAGTCGGTGCTGGGTGAAGATGTCACGCCCGATGAGCTGGGTGGCCCGGGTGTGCATTCTCAATCGGGTGTGACCGATTTTGTGGTGCCGGACGAAGTGGCGGCATTGCGCAAGGTAAAAGAGCTGCTCAATTACCTGCCCGACAATAACAGTATGTTGGCGCCGTTCCAGCCCACGTCCGACCCGCTCGATCGCAAAACCTGGGATATCGATATCCTGTTGAAGAAAGCTTTCAATTCGCCCTCCGGTTTCAATACACCGTTGGATGTGTCCATTATCATTCAGCAGTTGTGTGATCACGGAGACTTCCTGGAAATCCAGCCGGATCGCGCGCGCAATACGGTGACGGCATTGGGGCGCATGGGCGGCAATGTTATTGGCTTTGTGGCCAACAATTCGGCGGTATCGTCCGGCCAGATTGATATTGCGGCGGCCTATAAGAACGCACGCTTTATCCGTTTTTGTAACCTCTACAATATTCCCGTGATTTTCATGGAAGACACCACCGGTTTCTTGCCTGGTCGCGAGCAGGAAGCGGGCGGCATTGTGCAGGCGGGACGCGCCATGCTGGATGCGATCATTGATCTGCGTACGCCGCGTTTTCTGGTGATCTTGCGCAACGCCTTTGGTGGCGCCTATGCGTCGTATAACAATTACCCTACCGGTGCCGACTTTGTGATTGCGCTGCCCTCCACCCGCGCCGCCGTGATGGGCCCTGCCGGTGTGGAGTTTGTGTACAAGCCGGAATTACAGGCCATTCGCGCGGAAGTGAAGCAGCGTCTGGCGGCAGGCGAGGATGCGGCTGCTGTCGCAGCTTGGCAGGCAGCGCAGGAACAGGCACTGAAAACCCGTTACGAACAGGAGCTCATGAGCCCCAATGAAGCCCTGAGCCTGGGGTCTATTTCCCAGATTGTCATGCCCTCGGATTTGCGCCAGGTGTTGTGCAAAAACATGGCATTCCATTTGAGCCATTACACGCCCGAACCCTTTAACGGTGTTCAGCGCGAATTCTTCTAA
- a CDS encoding biotin/lipoyl-containing protein, whose amino-acid sequence MAPDSESKTVNKENYLNNPLIHQDRIRTGSAWVQSFDCSHMRPLIICRGPIRKEAMDVFEEMGIHHYGILLSEKDSIVYQNALAPELRKLTDPTRVHRVPDYTGANKEERAVRIRQIINIAKTNGYNSIFAGYGFMSEDAEMVEAMEEAGLNFIGPCSYTQKSAGMKDQAKRTALKTGVSVTPGVNNATSLALFAKYGKDGLEKCAADNNLAVDFAACADDEEKALALLAASYDAGIDVIDADDIGRALQVEASRMLAEKPNNRFRLKAIAGGGGKGQRILQAANSYEGATLEERVAKAAAKVPGLTRECLVELKTNGVGDNKNVLIEMNIDTTRHQEIQVVGNGQWCMTLGGRDCSLQMHEQKLLEVSVTVEELKEAIEVARAAGKQDELQQLEKDLVILEKMEREGALFGEAVKLDSVGTFECIVDGEAHYFMEMNTRIQVEHRVTELCYALRFTNPEDASDSFRVDSLVEAMMLLAAHGPRLPKPTREARSAASVEARLNATNQALQPHAGGLIENWSDPIDGEIRDDQGISLHNPDTGVFMKYHLAGAYDSNIALLLTVGDNRKHTYERMSEVLRVTELRGKDLATNLEFHYGLVNWFLGNNINARPTTRFIVPYLTAVGLLKQAANNIDLAHAYASLCQTRIAQAGEQGRAVSAVLETKQLLLTRPLEKLMAEPHLMAGWLSMHRAHFDLRDGHIHWLTNPVQVLAETYHFLNMDYCGRKPAANMIWQEDSQVLADAVAFYQTLATKVPAKSFDELCAVLAGGAPAGFSDEQWADVQAAHRGYQLGCQILSLPVYLALETGFFDLKVNTDLSIHIPERLTESSLQAAMAKVLVPPPVAKSDEILAPTGGMFYSREAPGMAPFVEVGSHFNAGEPLYIIEVMKMFNKVNAPFAGTIKEILVQDDGTIIKKGQPLFKIEPDEKVEVESPEAINARRQSATEAFLATLEI is encoded by the coding sequence ATGGCCCCTGATTCTGAGAGCAAGACAGTGAACAAAGAAAACTACCTGAATAATCCTCTGATTCATCAAGATCGCATCCGCACGGGCTCCGCCTGGGTGCAGAGCTTCGATTGCAGCCACATGCGCCCGTTGATTATTTGCCGTGGCCCCATTCGCAAAGAAGCGATGGATGTGTTTGAAGAAATGGGCATTCATCATTATGGCATTTTATTGTCGGAAAAAGACTCCATCGTGTATCAGAATGCGTTGGCGCCGGAGCTCAGAAAGCTGACCGACCCCACCCGCGTACACCGGGTACCCGATTACACCGGCGCAAATAAAGAAGAGCGCGCGGTGCGCATCCGCCAGATCATCAATATTGCCAAGACCAACGGCTACAACAGCATTTTTGCCGGCTATGGGTTTATGTCGGAAGACGCCGAAATGGTTGAGGCCATGGAAGAGGCTGGGCTCAATTTCATTGGCCCTTGCTCTTACACGCAGAAATCTGCCGGTATGAAGGATCAGGCCAAGCGCACGGCGTTGAAAACCGGCGTGTCGGTCACGCCCGGTGTCAATAACGCTACCAGCCTTGCACTGTTTGCCAAGTACGGTAAAGACGGCCTGGAGAAATGCGCGGCAGACAATAACCTCGCTGTGGATTTCGCTGCCTGCGCGGATGACGAAGAAAAAGCCCTGGCGCTGTTGGCTGCCTCCTACGATGCGGGCATCGACGTGATTGATGCCGATGATATCGGCCGCGCCCTGCAGGTAGAAGCCAGCCGCATGTTGGCGGAAAAGCCCAATAACCGCTTCCGGCTCAAGGCCATCGCCGGTGGCGGTGGTAAAGGTCAGCGCATTCTTCAGGCTGCCAACAGCTACGAGGGCGCGACGCTGGAAGAGCGCGTTGCCAAAGCGGCGGCCAAGGTGCCGGGGCTGACCCGCGAATGTCTGGTGGAATTGAAGACCAATGGCGTGGGCGACAACAAAAACGTGTTGATTGAAATGAACATCGACACCACCCGCCATCAGGAAATCCAGGTGGTGGGTAATGGCCAGTGGTGCATGACCCTCGGTGGCCGCGACTGTTCCCTGCAAATGCACGAACAGAAGCTCCTGGAAGTATCGGTCACGGTCGAAGAGCTGAAGGAAGCGATTGAGGTCGCGCGTGCCGCCGGCAAGCAGGATGAATTGCAGCAGCTGGAAAAGGATCTGGTGATTCTGGAAAAAATGGAGCGCGAAGGCGCTCTGTTTGGCGAAGCCGTAAAGCTGGATTCTGTGGGCACGTTTGAATGTATTGTGGATGGCGAAGCCCATTACTTCATGGAGATGAACACCCGCATCCAGGTGGAACACCGCGTCACCGAGCTGTGCTACGCGCTGCGCTTTACCAACCCCGAGGATGCATCCGACAGCTTCCGCGTGGATTCGCTGGTGGAAGCGATGATGCTGCTGGCGGCCCATGGCCCGCGCCTGCCAAAACCCACGCGCGAAGCCCGCAGTGCCGCCAGTGTGGAAGCACGCCTGAATGCCACCAACCAGGCCCTGCAGCCGCACGCCGGCGGACTGATCGAAAACTGGTCGGATCCCATCGACGGTGAAATCCGCGATGACCAGGGTATTTCCTTACACAACCCGGATACCGGTGTGTTCATGAAATACCATTTAGCCGGCGCCTACGATTCTAATATCGCGTTGCTGCTCACGGTGGGCGATAACCGCAAACACACGTACGAGCGCATGAGCGAAGTGTTGCGGGTCACGGAGTTGCGCGGCAAGGACCTGGCCACCAATCTGGAATTCCATTACGGCCTGGTAAACTGGTTTTTGGGCAACAACATCAACGCCCGCCCCACCACGCGCTTTATTGTGCCCTACCTCACCGCGGTGGGATTACTCAAGCAAGCGGCCAATAATATCGATCTGGCGCACGCCTATGCCAGTCTGTGTCAGACCCGGATCGCGCAAGCGGGCGAGCAAGGCAGGGCAGTGTCGGCAGTGTTGGAAACCAAGCAGCTGCTGTTGACGCGTCCGCTGGAAAAGCTGATGGCCGAGCCTCACCTGATGGCGGGCTGGTTGTCCATGCACCGCGCCCATTTTGACCTACGCGACGGCCACATCCATTGGCTCACCAACCCGGTGCAGGTGCTGGCAGAAACCTACCATTTCCTGAATATGGATTATTGTGGCCGAAAGCCCGCGGCGAACATGATCTGGCAGGAGGACAGCCAGGTACTGGCTGATGCGGTGGCCTTCTATCAGACACTGGCAACCAAAGTGCCCGCCAAGAGCTTTGATGAACTGTGCGCGGTACTGGCAGGCGGCGCGCCCGCAGGCTTCAGCGATGAGCAATGGGCCGACGTTCAGGCCGCGCACCGTGGCTACCAGCTCGGCTGCCAGATTCTCAGTTTGCCGGTTTATCTGGCACTGGAAACCGGCTTCTTTGATCTGAAAGTCAATACGGATCTGAGCATCCACATCCCCGAGCGGTTGACCGAGTCAAGCTTGCAGGCGGCCATGGCCAAAGTGTTGGTACCGCCGCCCGTTGCCAAGTCAGACGAAATACTCGCGCCCACTGGCGGCATGTTCTATTCACGTGAAGCCCCCGGTATGGCACCCTTTGTGGAAGTGGGCAGCCATTTCAACGCGGGTGAGCCCTTGTACATCATTGAAGTCATGAAGATGTTCAACAAGGTGAATGCGCCGTTTGCCGGCACCATTAAAGAAATCCTGGTTCAGGATGACGGCACCATTATCAAGAAGGGCCAGCCTCTGTTTAAAATTGAGCCGGATGAAAAAGTGGAAGTGGAGTCGCCCGAGGCGATCAACGCGCGGCGTCAATCCGCGACCGAGGCTTTCCTGGCCACGCTGGAAATCTGA
- the mce gene encoding methylmalonyl-CoA epimerase, with protein sequence MIVALDHIAIAVPDLEKAITRFLEDFGLEYKGREDVASAKTSTAFFPVPATQIELVHPLNGEGPIAGYLEKRGGGLHHLCFRSDDIDADVARLKAKGYQFLSDAPTLGAHNCKVIFIHPKSCDGVLIELNQPMDDEHR encoded by the coding sequence ATGATTGTTGCATTAGACCATATCGCCATCGCAGTGCCTGATCTGGAAAAAGCGATTACGCGTTTCCTCGAGGATTTCGGCCTGGAATACAAAGGCCGCGAAGATGTTGCCAGCGCAAAGACCAGTACCGCGTTTTTTCCGGTGCCGGCTACCCAAATTGAATTGGTGCATCCGCTCAACGGCGAAGGGCCGATTGCCGGCTATCTGGAAAAGCGCGGCGGCGGTTTGCACCACCTGTGCTTCCGCTCGGATGACATCGACGCCGACGTAGCGCGCCTTAAAGCCAAGGGCTATCAGTTTTTATCTGATGCACCCACGCTGGGTGCACACAATTGCAAAGTTATTTTCATTCACCCCAAAAGTTGTGACGGGGTGTTGATTGAATTGAATCAGCCGATGGACGATGAACATCGTTAA
- the scpA gene encoding methylmalonyl-CoA mutase, with protein sequence MTEKKYTLAEWEALATKQMKGLTPDDLTWHTPEGINIKPLYTKADTENLPYADTLPGLAPYVRGPQATMYAGRPWTIRQYAGFSTAEESNAFYRKNLAAGAQGVSVAFDLATHRGYDSDHPRVSGDVGKAGVAIDSVEDMKILFDGIPLDKVSVSMTMNGAVLPILANYIVAAEEQGVSQEQLAGTIQNDILKEFMVRNTYIYPPAPSMKIIGDIIAYTSQHMPKFNSISISGYHIQEAGADAALELAYTLSDGREYVRTALAAGLDVDAFAGRLSFFWGISMNFYMEIAKLRAGRLLWHKIMQEFKPKNPKSSMLRTHSQTSGWSLTEQDPYNNVIRTTIEAMAAVFGGTQSLHTNALDEAVALPTEFSARIARNTQIIIQEETGITQVVDPWGGSYMMESLTQQIADRAWELIEEIEQNGGMAKAIEAGLPKLRIEESAAKKQARIDRGEDVIVGVNKYILEKEDDLEILEVDNVAVRESQIKRINQIRASRNNEMVKQALADITAAAKSGQGNLLDLSVKAARLRATVGEISDAMEEIFGRYNAQARTISGVYGAPYEDDAEWQSIKSDIESFETRHGRRPRMLVCKMGQDGHDRGAKVIATAFADVGFDIDLSPMFSTPEEVARQAVENDVHVVGVSSQAAGHKTLVPELIEALKAQGADDIIVVAGGVIPKQDYDFLYQAGVKGIFGPGTKIPVSARKVLEAINQANA encoded by the coding sequence ATGACCGAAAAAAAATACACGCTGGCCGAATGGGAAGCCCTGGCCACCAAACAAATGAAAGGCCTGACGCCGGATGACCTGACCTGGCACACGCCCGAAGGCATCAACATCAAGCCACTGTACACCAAGGCAGATACCGAAAACCTGCCCTATGCGGATACCTTGCCGGGCTTGGCGCCCTATGTGCGCGGCCCACAGGCCACCATGTACGCCGGCCGACCCTGGACCATCCGCCAATACGCAGGTTTTTCCACCGCCGAAGAGTCCAACGCGTTTTACCGCAAAAATCTCGCCGCCGGTGCCCAGGGGGTGTCGGTAGCGTTTGATCTGGCAACACACCGGGGGTATGACTCCGACCATCCACGCGTGTCCGGCGATGTGGGTAAAGCCGGCGTGGCCATCGATTCTGTCGAAGACATGAAAATCCTGTTCGACGGCATACCGCTCGATAAGGTCTCTGTGTCCATGACCATGAACGGTGCCGTGCTGCCGATTCTTGCCAACTATATTGTTGCAGCGGAAGAGCAGGGCGTGAGCCAGGAGCAACTGGCCGGTACCATTCAGAATGACATCCTGAAAGAATTCATGGTGCGCAATACCTATATTTACCCGCCTGCGCCGTCGATGAAAATTATCGGTGACATCATTGCGTACACCTCGCAACACATGCCGAAATTCAACTCCATTTCCATTTCCGGCTACCACATTCAGGAAGCGGGTGCCGATGCGGCGCTGGAGCTGGCCTATACCTTGTCGGATGGGCGCGAATACGTGCGCACGGCATTGGCGGCGGGCCTGGATGTGGATGCGTTTGCCGGCCGCCTGAGTTTCTTCTGGGGCATTTCCATGAACTTCTACATGGAAATTGCCAAACTGCGTGCCGGCCGCTTGCTTTGGCACAAGATCATGCAGGAGTTCAAACCCAAGAACCCCAAGTCGTCCATGCTGCGCACTCACAGCCAGACCTCGGGTTGGTCACTGACCGAGCAGGACCCCTACAACAACGTGATCCGCACCACCATCGAGGCCATGGCCGCCGTATTCGGTGGTACCCAATCGCTGCACACCAATGCGCTGGATGAAGCGGTAGCACTGCCGACAGAATTTTCTGCCCGCATTGCGCGCAACACGCAGATTATCATTCAGGAAGAAACCGGCATTACCCAAGTGGTGGACCCGTGGGGCGGTTCCTACATGATGGAATCGCTCACCCAGCAGATTGCCGACCGCGCCTGGGAGCTGATTGAGGAAATCGAACAAAACGGCGGCATGGCCAAGGCCATTGAAGCCGGTTTACCGAAGCTGCGCATCGAAGAGTCGGCAGCCAAAAAGCAGGCCCGTATCGATCGCGGTGAAGATGTGATTGTGGGGGTGAACAAGTACATCCTGGAAAAAGAGGATGACCTGGAAATTCTGGAAGTGGATAATGTGGCGGTGCGCGAGTCGCAGATCAAGCGCATTAACCAGATCCGTGCCAGCCGCAACAACGAAATGGTCAAGCAGGCGCTGGCCGATATTACCGCCGCCGCCAAATCGGGCCAGGGCAATCTGCTCGACTTGAGCGTGAAAGCCGCGCGGCTACGCGCCACCGTGGGGGAAATTTCCGACGCTATGGAAGAGATTTTTGGTCGCTACAATGCTCAGGCCCGCACCATCAGTGGTGTTTATGGTGCACCCTACGAAGACGACGCCGAGTGGCAGTCAATCAAGTCAGACATAGAATCGTTTGAAACCAGACACGGCCGCCGTCCGCGCATGCTGGTGTGCAAAATGGGCCAGGATGGGCACGATCGCGGCGCCAAAGTGATTGCTACAGCGTTTGCCGATGTGGGTTTCGACATTGATTTGTCGCCCATGTTTTCAACACCCGAAGAAGTCGCGCGCCAGGCGGTGGAAAACGATGTGCATGTAGTGGGCGTGTCCTCCCAGGCCGCGGGCCATAAAACCCTGGTGCCGGAATTGATCGAAGCCCTGAAAGCGCAGGGCGCCGACGACATTATTGTGGTGGCCGGTGGGGTGATACCTAAACAGGACTATGACTTTTTGTATCAGGCCGGTGTAAAAGGTATTTTCGGGCCGGGCACAAAAATTCCTGTGTCGGCGCGCAAAGTGCTTGAAGCCATCAATCAAGCGAACGCATAA
- the meaB gene encoding methylmalonyl Co-A mutase-associated GTPase MeaB yields MIDPTLLRQGNRRALAKAITLVESKLPAHREQAQQLLEQLLPHTGNSIRIGISGIPGVGKSTFIEAFGKHLIGLGKKVAVLAVDPSSPVRGGSILGDKTRMEELSRDPNAYIRPSPSEGALGGVAQKTRETMLLCEAAGFDVILVETVGVGQSEYEVAAMVDFFLVLMIPNAGDELQGIKRGIMELADALVINKADGESINLATRTQQHYQSAFHLIKHGNFWNPKVETCSALHKQSIDKVWDMIAEYHALALEHDAFYSKRARQNAQWMQKLIHQLLEQRLKQNPDVQARMAELQAAVINNTTTPLLAARTIVDLL; encoded by the coding sequence ATGATTGATCCCACACTGCTGCGGCAAGGCAATCGCCGGGCGTTGGCCAAGGCCATCACGCTGGTTGAAAGCAAACTGCCCGCCCACCGCGAGCAAGCCCAGCAGTTGTTGGAGCAGCTGTTGCCACATACCGGCAACAGCATCCGCATTGGCATTTCGGGGATTCCCGGCGTAGGCAAGTCCACGTTTATTGAGGCTTTTGGCAAGCACCTGATCGGCCTGGGCAAAAAAGTGGCGGTGCTGGCGGTAGACCCCAGCTCACCGGTGCGCGGCGGCAGCATTCTGGGCGATAAAACCCGCATGGAGGAATTGTCGCGCGACCCCAACGCCTATATCCGGCCCTCACCCAGTGAGGGTGCGCTCGGCGGCGTGGCACAAAAAACCCGTGAGACCATGTTGCTGTGTGAGGCCGCCGGTTTTGATGTGATCCTGGTGGAAACCGTGGGTGTGGGTCAGTCGGAATATGAAGTGGCCGCCATGGTGGATTTTTTCCTGGTGCTGATGATTCCCAATGCCGGCGATGAACTGCAGGGTATCAAGCGCGGCATTATGGAATTGGCAGACGCTCTCGTAATCAACAAAGCCGATGGCGAATCCATCAATCTGGCCACCCGCACCCAGCAGCATTATCAAAGTGCGTTCCATCTGATCAAGCACGGCAACTTCTGGAATCCGAAGGTGGAAACCTGCTCGGCCCTGCACAAGCAGTCCATCGACAAAGTGTGGGACATGATTGCCGAGTACCACGCGCTGGCACTGGAGCACGATGCGTTTTACAGCAAACGCGCGCGCCAGAATGCCCAATGGATGCAAAAGCTGATTCATCAGCTGCTGGAGCAACGGCTAAAGCAAAATCCGGATGTGCAGGCACGCATGGCGGAATTGCAGGCGGCCGTCATCAATAACACCACCACGCCGCTGCTGGCGGCAAGGACGATAGTGGATCTGTTATAG
- a CDS encoding thioesterase domain-containing protein, with the protein MKLPADVAHTLNQFFDEHLPLTGFMGLRLDHYDGQTLVLKAPLAPNINDKSTAFGGSLYNAAVMACWGFAYLKTQEAGIVCNQVVAEGHIKYLAPVRGDITAVCSSPGPDALQHFFDTFKAHGKASINLQATIACGGKDAVRFEGRYAILRCD; encoded by the coding sequence ATGAAATTACCTGCCGACGTTGCCCATACCCTGAATCAATTCTTTGACGAGCACCTGCCGTTAACCGGCTTCATGGGGTTGCGGTTGGACCACTACGACGGCCAGACGCTGGTGCTGAAGGCGCCACTGGCGCCGAACATCAATGATAAATCCACCGCCTTTGGCGGCAGCCTCTACAATGCTGCAGTGATGGCCTGTTGGGGCTTTGCTTACCTGAAAACCCAGGAGGCTGGCATTGTCTGCAATCAGGTGGTGGCCGAGGGCCACATCAAGTACCTGGCACCCGTTCGCGGCGATATCACCGCCGTCTGCAGCTCTCCGGGTCCGGACGCGCTTCAGCATTTCTTCGATACCTTCAAAGCCCATGGCAAGGCCAGTATCAACCTGCAGGCAACGATCGCCTGTGGCGGCAAAGACGCCGTGCGCTTTGAGGGCCGGTATGCCATTTTGCGGTGTGATTGA
- a CDS encoding substrate-binding periplasmic protein: MPFGNIQAEPEQGPQPVVVAMGNFEPYFLASSQSGIFTDIVTAVFERMPDYEPHYLFGLSNNQLWSAFAGGRADAVANVFDSVELEGCRSDPVFRFRDVAISLLSENLDIESVVDLKGRSIVSFEGAYDFFGPSFSAVVEKAHYKEVEKPHLQARLLMAGRYQVSVGDLMIFLQARQSIAQKEGRDALPAIVVHDIFPQIYSRMAFKEPAVCAAFNEALAELKASGDYEAIYARYQTTLQ; this comes from the coding sequence ATGCCGTTTGGAAATATCCAGGCTGAGCCGGAGCAGGGCCCGCAACCGGTTGTCGTGGCTATGGGCAATTTTGAGCCCTACTTTCTCGCCTCCAGTCAGTCCGGCATTTTTACCGATATCGTTACCGCGGTATTTGAACGGATGCCCGACTACGAACCCCATTACTTGTTCGGATTAAGTAATAATCAGCTTTGGAGCGCTTTTGCCGGGGGGCGGGCCGATGCGGTCGCGAACGTGTTTGACAGTGTAGAGCTTGAGGGCTGTCGCTCAGACCCGGTGTTCAGGTTCAGGGATGTGGCGATTTCGCTGTTATCTGAAAACCTTGATATTGAATCAGTGGTCGACTTGAAAGGGCGCTCCATCGTGAGTTTTGAAGGCGCCTATGACTTTTTTGGCCCGTCGTTTTCGGCGGTGGTGGAAAAGGCACATTACAAAGAGGTGGAAAAGCCTCACCTTCAGGCCCGGTTGTTGATGGCTGGACGCTATCAGGTCAGTGTGGGGGATCTGATGATCTTTTTACAGGCGCGCCAGTCAATTGCACAGAAAGAAGGGCGCGATGCCCTTCCCGCTATAGTTGTTCACGATATATTTCCGCAGATTTATTCGCGCATGGCATTCAAGGAGCCTGCCGTGTGTGCGGCGTTTAACGAGGCGTTAGCCGAGTTAAAAGCGTCGGGAGATTACGAAGCCATTTACGCCCGATACCAGACCACCCTGCAGTGA
- a CDS encoding carboxypeptidase-like regulatory domain-containing protein, which yields MASFHRIFTYLSGFILFGLLSCTDIHGASNVAKANLFSSVKGVLTLSGSPLAGATINRSVRWRDEEHTDSTTTDKDGRFEFPAIMSSGSIPRLPAEFNAFQSMTVDHDGSQVLIWETVKAESEENAELEGQPMVLTCELSEASRFEHLLLNSIETRCRW from the coding sequence ATGGCCTCATTTCATCGAATATTTACCTATCTATCAGGCTTCATTCTGTTTGGCCTGCTTTCATGTACTGATATTCACGGAGCTTCAAACGTGGCAAAAGCAAACCTGTTTTCGTCGGTGAAAGGGGTATTGACCCTTAGCGGCTCTCCGCTGGCCGGTGCAACCATCAATCGCAGTGTGCGCTGGCGTGATGAGGAACACACCGATAGCACCACAACGGATAAAGATGGGCGCTTCGAGTTCCCGGCCATAATGTCCAGCGGCAGCATACCCAGGCTGCCAGCAGAATTTAATGCTTTTCAGTCGATGACAGTGGACCACGATGGCAGCCAGGTACTGATTTGGGAGACGGTAAAGGCAGAATCAGAGGAAAACGCCGAGCTGGAAGGGCAGCCTATGGTGCTGACCTGCGAGCTGAGCGAAGCGTCGAGATTTGAACACCTGTTGTTGAACTCAATCGAAACCCGGTGTCGCTGGTAG